In one window of Tellurirhabdus rosea DNA:
- a CDS encoding PadR family transcriptional regulator, with translation MNQSDSRELLRGTLRTIVLKLLAENRRMYGYEITQQVKERTGGEITLTYGALYPVLHKLEDEGYLITESVEVDGRLRKYYSLTAAGTETAQVKVSEFERFMEAMQSLMQPQPQLSVQKQ, from the coding sequence ATGAACCAGTCTGATTCGCGGGAATTGCTGCGGGGTACGCTCCGCACCATTGTCCTCAAACTTTTAGCCGAAAACCGCCGGATGTACGGCTACGAAATCACCCAGCAGGTGAAGGAACGCACCGGCGGCGAAATCACCCTGACCTACGGAGCGCTGTATCCGGTGCTGCACAAACTGGAAGACGAAGGGTACCTGATTACCGAGAGCGTGGAGGTGGACGGCCGTTTGCGGAAATACTATTCGCTGACGGCCGCCGGCACCGAAACGGCCCAGGTCAAGGTGTCGGAATTCGAGCGGTTTATGGAGGCCATGCAGTCGCTGATGCAGCCCCAACCCCAACTTTCTGTTCAGAAACAGTAA
- a CDS encoding thioredoxin-like domain-containing protein, whose translation MKAAIDRLTLGGAVLFLCLTCRSPRPMEVSGQLENIPDGEMVFFTRENLTGKMVKLDSCALTNGKFRMLFSREKYPEAVRIFVNHKEQNTDTLRVLSFDTHILHGGHPLGVDHFYLEDGIQLNGKISEMSFRGFRPYSHVKLVKLDRPLVEGRQTAVAYSDSVGFGRLRSVARLRDEIRKHPYSFYYLYELERRMGGFSDESFRSLLDSFEEDVRESPTGRKLRDYIASRKSHRLSFATRLADEQGALQPVLDPSADYQLVVLWASWCGPCRREIPELKKLYARLGNDEKLRLVSVSLDENRAAWHKALQKEQMPWPQRLMTESERPYTRDLFQFDGSIPTMLLLDRQGRTLKKVTGYDANNLKTIERLITRSNQSLALQ comes from the coding sequence ATGAAAGCTGCAATCGACCGCCTGACGCTCGGCGGTGCGGTCCTGTTTCTCTGCCTGACGTGCCGTTCGCCCCGGCCGATGGAAGTTTCCGGGCAACTGGAAAATATTCCGGACGGCGAAATGGTCTTCTTCACCCGGGAGAATCTGACCGGGAAAATGGTCAAACTGGACTCCTGTGCCTTGACCAACGGGAAGTTCCGGATGCTTTTTTCGCGGGAGAAATACCCGGAAGCCGTCCGTATTTTTGTGAATCACAAAGAGCAGAACACCGATACGCTGCGGGTGTTGAGCTTTGATACCCACATCCTGCACGGCGGGCATCCGCTGGGCGTCGATCATTTTTACCTGGAAGACGGCATCCAGCTCAACGGGAAAATCTCGGAAATGTCTTTTCGTGGTTTCAGGCCTTACTCCCACGTAAAACTGGTGAAACTGGACCGGCCGCTCGTGGAGGGTCGGCAAACGGCGGTGGCCTACAGCGATTCGGTCGGGTTTGGTCGGCTGCGGAGCGTGGCCCGCCTGCGGGACGAAATCCGGAAACATCCGTATTCCTTCTATTACCTCTACGAACTGGAGCGACGGATGGGCGGATTTTCGGACGAAAGTTTCCGCTCTCTGCTGGACAGCTTCGAGGAGGACGTGCGGGAAAGTCCGACGGGCCGAAAGCTGCGGGACTACATCGCCAGCCGAAAGAGCCACCGGCTGTCGTTTGCAACCCGGCTGGCGGACGAGCAGGGAGCGCTCCAGCCCGTTCTGGACCCGTCGGCGGACTATCAGCTGGTGGTGCTCTGGGCCTCGTGGTGCGGTCCCTGCCGACGGGAGATTCCCGAACTGAAGAAGCTGTACGCCCGGCTGGGCAACGACGAAAAGCTGAGGCTGGTGTCTGTTTCGCTGGACGAGAACCGCGCCGCCTGGCATAAAGCCCTGCAAAAGGAACAGATGCCGTGGCCGCAGCGGCTGATGACCGAATCCGAGCGGCCTTACACCAGGGATTTATTCCAGTTCGACGGCTCGATTCCAACCATGCTCCTGCTCGACCGGCAGGGTAGGACGTTGAAAAAAGTAACCGGCTACGACGCAAACAACCTGAAAACCATCGAAAGACTCATTACCCGTTCGAATCAATCTCTTGCTCTACAGTAA
- a CDS encoding energy transducer TonB, which produces MNQLPAATLADIVFEHRNKSYGAYDLRLNYSRNARRALLIGIALFGAGLALPDLLDRIKPDQPEAYMKEVVLTKVQPLPPKEEPIITPPKQEPIKQEVAQKRYLTPEVLEEAPEEVKVPTTEELKDATPSDKTVEGTTDAEVIEAPEETAAAPTKEEKSIEVERKSDEPFTVVEQQPEFRGGTAGLAAFLQKNLRYPAEAARANISGRVYVAFVVNADGSIVDAQVTKGIGFGCDEEALRVIRMMPKWKPGKQSGQPVRVRFNLPIVFALE; this is translated from the coding sequence ATGAACCAACTTCCTGCCGCGACCCTCGCAGACATTGTCTTCGAGCATCGCAACAAATCCTATGGTGCCTACGACCTACGCCTGAATTATTCCCGAAACGCCCGGCGCGCCCTGCTGATTGGCATCGCTCTCTTCGGGGCCGGACTGGCCCTGCCCGACCTGCTCGACCGCATCAAACCCGATCAGCCGGAGGCGTACATGAAGGAGGTTGTGCTGACGAAGGTGCAGCCGCTGCCGCCCAAAGAAGAGCCGATCATTACGCCGCCCAAGCAGGAGCCGATCAAACAGGAGGTGGCGCAGAAGCGATACCTGACGCCCGAAGTGCTGGAAGAAGCGCCCGAAGAGGTAAAAGTGCCGACGACGGAAGAACTGAAGGACGCCACGCCCAGCGACAAAACGGTGGAAGGCACGACCGACGCCGAAGTGATCGAAGCACCCGAAGAAACCGCTGCTGCTCCAACGAAAGAGGAAAAAAGCATTGAGGTAGAGCGCAAGTCCGACGAGCCGTTTACCGTCGTCGAGCAGCAGCCCGAGTTCCGGGGCGGAACGGCCGGACTCGCGGCTTTCCTCCAGAAGAACCTGCGCTACCCGGCCGAAGCCGCCCGGGCCAACATCTCCGGCCGGGTCTACGTAGCCTTCGTGGTGAACGCCGACGGCAGCATCGTGGACGCCCAGGTGACCAAAGGCATCGGCTTCGGCTGCGACGAGGAAGCCCTGCGGGTGATCCGGATGATGCCCAAATGGAAACCCGGCAAACAGTCCGGCCAGCCCGTACGGGTGCGGTTCAACCTGCCGATTGTGTTTGCGTTAGAATAG
- a CDS encoding TonB-dependent receptor domain-containing protein encodes MVRLTTFLILFLSALTATFANDTEAGGTLRGQVTDPSGAPVSGATIRIKGTIRGTVTDEKGHFTLTNLPKGGYTVQLSGVALTPVERTVEIKANETLALDIAVRETVQQLAEVKIVAARGLRELERLPEVDGTALFAGKKTEVINLSQLDANLVTNNTRQIFSKTPGVMVWENDGSGMQVGVAVRGLSPNRSWEFNVRQNGYDVSPDPFGYPEAYYNPPMEAVEQIQLVRGAASLQYGPQFGGLLNYVLKKPDATRKFGFETQQSAGSFGLFSTYNAISGTVGKLSYTAYAHYRRADGWRENSRYGIFNGYASVQYAVSNKLKLGFELSRLYNESQQPGGLTDVQFAQNARQSVRGRNWFSTPWTVPVLSAEYAFSDKTRLTWKVHGLVGERNSIGFVRPINTLDVPTNGVLAARQIDRDHYRNWGSELRLLTTYSLLGRDHTLATGVKYFNGYTRRRQLGRGDTGSDFNLNLAEAAFPRDLDLRVQNVAYFAENVFRLTPRWTVTPGFRLEHLANDISGRFSLNANGTENRVSQNSVRNFLLLGIGTEYKLLPTTTLYANLSQAYRPLLFSDLTPGAVTDFVIDPNLQDSRGGNLDLGLRGNLRNFLNFDVSYFRMQYNNRVGTLTLLNEASRPYQFRTNVGNSLSQGVEAYVEFDPIVAFVGRSKAGYLSLFTSASYTDARYTTLRTVGVSNGQQTETSLRDRRVENAPEFIGRFGANYSLKGFTLTALLNRVGKAYSDANNTETPAANGQTGVIPAYQVLDVSATYRFARRYNVRAGVNNLTDERYFTRRAGGYPGPGLLPGDGRNWFVSVGYKL; translated from the coding sequence ATGGTTCGACTAACTACCTTTCTGATTTTATTTTTATCGGCCTTAACGGCGACTTTTGCCAACGATACGGAAGCGGGCGGTACCCTCCGCGGCCAGGTGACCGACCCGTCGGGGGCTCCGGTAAGCGGGGCAACTATCCGGATTAAAGGAACCATCCGGGGAACGGTTACGGACGAAAAAGGACACTTTACGCTGACCAACCTGCCGAAGGGAGGCTATACCGTCCAACTGTCGGGCGTGGCCCTGACCCCCGTGGAACGCACCGTCGAAATCAAAGCCAACGAAACGCTGGCGCTCGACATAGCCGTGCGGGAAACCGTCCAACAATTGGCCGAGGTGAAAATCGTGGCCGCCCGCGGTCTGCGCGAACTGGAGCGCTTGCCGGAAGTGGACGGAACGGCCCTTTTTGCGGGGAAGAAAACGGAAGTGATCAACCTCAGCCAGCTGGATGCCAACCTGGTCACCAACAATACGCGCCAGATTTTCAGCAAAACGCCGGGCGTGATGGTCTGGGAAAACGATGGCTCGGGCATGCAGGTAGGCGTGGCGGTCCGGGGACTGAGCCCGAACCGGTCGTGGGAATTCAACGTCCGGCAGAACGGCTACGACGTCAGTCCCGACCCATTTGGCTACCCCGAAGCGTACTACAACCCGCCGATGGAAGCCGTGGAGCAGATTCAGCTGGTGCGCGGGGCGGCTTCGCTGCAATACGGCCCTCAGTTTGGCGGCCTGCTGAACTACGTCCTCAAGAAGCCCGATGCTACCCGCAAATTTGGTTTTGAAACGCAGCAGTCGGCCGGGAGCTTTGGGCTTTTTTCAACCTACAACGCCATCAGCGGCACCGTCGGCAAACTGAGCTATACCGCCTACGCCCACTACCGCCGCGCCGACGGCTGGCGGGAAAACAGCCGCTACGGCATTTTTAACGGCTACGCTTCCGTACAGTACGCGGTTTCGAACAAACTAAAACTTGGCTTCGAACTGTCGCGCCTATACAACGAAAGCCAGCAGCCGGGCGGCCTGACGGACGTACAGTTCGCCCAGAATGCCCGGCAGAGCGTTCGCGGACGGAACTGGTTCAGTACGCCCTGGACGGTGCCGGTGCTTTCGGCCGAATACGCCTTTTCCGACAAAACCCGCCTCACCTGGAAAGTCCACGGACTCGTCGGCGAACGGAACAGCATCGGCTTTGTCCGGCCTATCAACACACTGGATGTCCCGACGAACGGCGTGCTGGCCGCCCGCCAGATCGACCGCGACCACTACCGCAACTGGGGCAGCGAACTCCGCCTGCTGACGACTTATTCCCTGCTGGGCCGCGACCATACGCTGGCGACGGGGGTCAAGTATTTCAACGGCTACACCCGGCGCCGGCAGCTTGGCCGCGGCGACACGGGCAGCGATTTCAACCTGAACCTTGCCGAAGCCGCCTTTCCCCGGGACCTTGACCTGCGGGTTCAGAATGTCGCTTATTTTGCCGAGAACGTCTTCCGTCTGACGCCGCGCTGGACCGTCACGCCCGGCTTCCGCCTCGAACACCTCGCCAACGACATCAGCGGCCGTTTCAGCCTGAACGCCAACGGTACGGAAAACCGCGTTTCCCAGAACAGCGTCCGCAATTTCCTGCTGCTGGGCATCGGGACGGAATACAAACTCCTGCCCACGACCACGCTGTACGCCAATCTTTCGCAGGCCTACCGTCCGCTGCTGTTCTCGGACCTGACGCCGGGGGCGGTGACCGATTTTGTGATCGACCCGAACCTGCAGGATTCGCGCGGCGGCAACCTGGACCTCGGCCTGCGGGGCAATCTGCGCAACTTCCTGAATTTTGACGTCAGCTATTTTCGGATGCAGTACAACAACCGGGTCGGCACGCTGACGCTGCTCAACGAAGCCAGCCGCCCGTACCAGTTCCGGACCAACGTCGGCAACAGCCTGAGCCAGGGCGTCGAAGCGTACGTGGAATTTGACCCGATTGTCGCGTTTGTGGGTCGTTCGAAAGCGGGCTACCTGAGTCTGTTCACGTCGGCCAGCTATACCGATGCCCGCTATACGACGCTCCGTACGGTGGGCGTCAGCAACGGCCAGCAAACCGAAACGAGTCTGCGCGACCGCCGGGTCGAAAACGCGCCGGAGTTTATCGGCCGTTTCGGAGCCAATTACTCTCTGAAAGGCTTTACGCTCACCGCCCTGCTCAACCGCGTGGGCAAGGCTTACAGCGATGCCAACAATACCGAAACACCCGCCGCCAACGGGCAGACGGGCGTCATTCCTGCCTATCAGGTGCTCGACGTGTCGGCCACCTACCGTTTTGCCAGACGCTACAACGTCCGGGCGGGCGTCAACAACCTGACCGACGAACGCTACTTCACCCGCCGCGCCGGCGGCTACCCCGGCCCCGGCCTGCTCCCCGGCGACGGCCGAAACTGGTTTGTGTCGGTGGGATATAAGTTGTAA
- a CDS encoding TonB-dependent receptor plug domain-containing protein → MKITLPLFFLFAASQATLAQQPDSLSVPASSFRPGSVVTLPDSMLVRQPVSNPATLLQGTVAGVYVIGNHQPGGLPMVRIRGFRSVTRDNGPIFTLNGMPLLGSDPAIVPVDALQSVSVLKDPAASWRFSAYGNNGVVELSTRQTARPGLHVSAHSYAGISIFSGRRPELLNATEWATLAFSMMRESPYYNNGDYEVRYRELLGNGPSLVIPDYVVPMGAMQGDPRTGLDRYSNNPDDPAFNKTAFKITAANKAGTDWFGAILRNGRVQQHYVNVGYGSKHWKTYAAAHSFEQQGILRFTGYERNGLLFNNDFSFWHNRLRLSQQGLLTKSIRSGLTENNGSENSSVVFQALRALPLFPVYDVAGNYSQAGPYLMPFSNPVYMLARQQDRRLNQTDFAGSLSLELDLLSSLTFRASYGQQRQKTRLNWQAPHGWEVSDPAKPYYAEDTKAEASPRRLAAELNYSLKRKTLTGEVTLGAELFRLQTAESSQTQRLDLGDPISFAGSYSTDALFSSYLHLRLSDRRWAAEASLRRLSLSQFPIDNRSGLLPTLSTVFALRPDLRIRASWGQQTAAYTLGTLTNPMLAPYSSGAQEITFGDKPERVRTLSAGVDYQPGSRLTLSAEAFQAVTRNLTERTTVFWPGNPQTIALSDGRMRNVGLELSAGYQLPVLGNGVLTLNGQVSGYRNRRTHSEYFSRTIGQFDNKPMGALFGNQTDGLIQNAQEAQQATALSRMPVAPGQLRLVDVNNDGQLNLDDRIYIGNPHPDFFFGLQSNLRYRAFEVTIQFQGVVGNNLYDQSRVYTDLMIGYSNGSRRVLSAWSPTNSGSTVPRPSAGYNYYYAPPMSYFVESGSYLQLRDVRVAYRLPKLSFVQFYVQGQNLFYLTRYLGLTPEVRPAQDEQLGRDGGVYPTARTIVAGLRFDW, encoded by the coding sequence ATGAAAATAACGCTACCCCTCTTTTTTCTTTTCGCCGCCAGTCAGGCCACGCTGGCCCAGCAGCCGGACAGTCTTTCTGTCCCCGCTTCGTCTTTTCGGCCGGGTTCGGTCGTCACGCTGCCCGACAGCATGCTGGTTCGGCAGCCCGTCAGCAATCCGGCCACGCTGCTGCAGGGCACCGTCGCCGGCGTTTATGTCATCGGCAACCACCAGCCGGGCGGCCTGCCGATGGTTCGGATTCGGGGATTTCGCTCAGTTACCCGCGACAACGGGCCAATCTTTACGCTGAACGGTATGCCGCTGCTTGGCAGCGACCCGGCCATCGTGCCGGTGGATGCCCTGCAGTCGGTGTCGGTTCTGAAAGACCCCGCCGCTTCGTGGCGCTTCTCGGCTTATGGCAACAACGGGGTCGTGGAGTTGTCTACCCGCCAGACCGCCCGGCCGGGGCTGCACGTTTCGGCGCATTCCTACGCCGGGATAAGTATCTTCAGTGGACGTCGGCCGGAGTTGCTCAACGCCACTGAGTGGGCTACTCTGGCTTTTTCAATGATGCGGGAAAGCCCTTACTACAACAACGGCGACTATGAGGTGCGCTACCGGGAATTGCTGGGCAACGGGCCTTCGCTGGTCATTCCGGACTATGTTGTGCCGATGGGGGCCATGCAGGGCGACCCACGAACCGGTCTCGACCGCTATTCCAACAACCCTGACGATCCGGCCTTTAACAAAACCGCTTTCAAAATTACTGCCGCCAACAAGGCAGGCACCGACTGGTTCGGGGCGATTCTCCGCAATGGCCGGGTTCAGCAGCATTACGTCAATGTCGGCTATGGTTCAAAGCACTGGAAGACCTACGCCGCCGCTCATTCTTTTGAACAGCAGGGCATTCTGCGTTTTACGGGCTACGAGCGAAACGGGCTGCTGTTCAACAACGATTTTTCCTTCTGGCATAACCGGCTGCGCCTTAGCCAGCAGGGTTTGCTGACCAAATCCATTCGTTCGGGCCTCACGGAAAATAACGGATCGGAAAACTCTAGTGTTGTTTTTCAGGCCCTGCGTGCGCTACCGCTTTTCCCGGTTTACGATGTTGCCGGCAACTACTCCCAGGCCGGACCTTACCTGATGCCCTTCAGTAATCCGGTGTATATGCTGGCCCGTCAGCAGGATCGCCGCCTTAACCAGACCGATTTTGCCGGAAGCCTTTCGCTGGAACTGGATTTGCTTTCTTCGCTGACGTTCCGGGCGTCTTACGGGCAGCAGCGGCAGAAAACCCGCCTCAACTGGCAGGCACCGCATGGGTGGGAGGTGAGCGACCCCGCTAAGCCCTATTATGCCGAAGACACAAAAGCCGAAGCCTCGCCCCGTCGGCTGGCCGCGGAACTGAATTATTCTTTGAAGCGGAAAACGCTGACCGGTGAGGTGACGCTCGGGGCCGAGCTGTTTCGCCTTCAAACCGCAGAAAGTAGCCAAACCCAGCGGCTCGACCTAGGGGACCCGATTTCTTTTGCAGGCTCTTATTCGACAGACGCCTTGTTTTCGTCGTACCTGCACCTGCGGCTTAGCGACCGCCGATGGGCGGCCGAAGCCTCGCTCCGGCGGCTGAGCCTTTCGCAGTTTCCTATCGACAACCGTTCGGGCCTGTTGCCGACTTTGTCCACCGTGTTTGCGCTACGGCCGGACCTTCGGATTCGTGCAAGCTGGGGTCAGCAAACGGCCGCTTATACGCTCGGAACCCTGACGAACCCGATGCTGGCACCGTATAGTTCGGGCGCTCAGGAAATTACGTTCGGCGACAAGCCGGAGCGCGTGCGGACCCTCTCGGCTGGAGTTGATTACCAGCCCGGTTCGCGATTGACACTATCCGCCGAGGCCTTCCAGGCGGTAACCCGCAATCTGACCGAACGTACCACTGTTTTTTGGCCCGGTAACCCTCAGACTATCGCACTCAGCGACGGGCGCATGCGCAATGTAGGGCTGGAACTGTCGGCCGGTTACCAGCTTCCGGTATTGGGGAACGGGGTGTTAACCCTCAACGGCCAGGTATCAGGCTACCGCAACCGCCGCACGCATTCGGAGTATTTCAGCCGGACCATTGGGCAGTTCGATAACAAGCCGATGGGAGCCCTGTTCGGTAACCAGACCGACGGCCTGATCCAGAACGCTCAGGAAGCTCAACAGGCCACCGCCCTGAGCCGCATGCCGGTGGCGCCCGGTCAGCTCCGGCTGGTCGATGTCAACAACGATGGTCAACTGAACCTTGATGACAGAATCTACATCGGCAATCCCCACCCCGATTTCTTTTTCGGCCTCCAAAGTAACCTTCGTTACCGGGCGTTCGAGGTGACGATCCAGTTTCAGGGTGTCGTCGGAAACAATCTCTATGACCAGTCAAGGGTTTATACCGATCTGATGATTGGCTATAGCAACGGCAGTCGCCGCGTACTTTCGGCCTGGAGTCCGACGAATTCCGGCTCCACGGTGCCGAGGCCGTCAGCAGGTTACAATTATTACTATGCCCCACCGATGTCCTACTTCGTGGAGTCCGGCAGTTACCTGCAGCTTCGGGACGTACGGGTGGCCTACCGCCTCCCGAAACTTTCGTTCGTGCAGTTCTACGTGCAGGGCCAGAACCTCTTTTACCTGACCCGCTACCTGGGCCTTACGCCGGAAGTCCGCCCGGCACAGGATGAGCAACTGGGAAGAGACGGAGGCGTCTACCCCACCGCCCGAACCATCGTCGCGGGGCTTCGTTTCGACTGGTAA
- the nspC gene encoding carboxynorspermidine decarboxylase, with protein sequence MENTLQNNLNSIPSPCFVLEEAKLRRNLELINHVQQSAGVQIILALKGFSMYSAFPLVRQYLGGATASSLNEIKLVNEYMGVPAHTYIPAYRDDEFDEVLRRSSHLTFNSWSQWERFKGRVAAYNEKQKTENGPTVSCGIRVNPQYSEVATEMYNPCVPGSRLGVTRDKLPDELPEGLEGIHFHTLCENDSYTLERTLEALESRFGNLLHQAKWVNMGGGHLMTREGYNTDHLIGLLKAFREKYNVAVTLEPGSAIAWQTGVLVSTVLDVVDSQGIDVAVLDTSFAAHMPDTLEMPYKPRILDSYHEPVAGKPTYRLGGMTCLAGDFMGDYSFDQPLEVGDKLVFDDMIHYTMVKTTTFNGVGLPAIGIWKEDGRFELVKTYGYESFKDRLS encoded by the coding sequence ATGGAAAATACGTTACAAAACAACCTGAATTCGATTCCCTCGCCCTGCTTTGTGCTGGAAGAGGCCAAACTTCGCCGCAATCTTGAACTGATCAACCACGTTCAGCAGTCGGCCGGCGTGCAGATCATTCTGGCACTCAAAGGGTTTTCGATGTACAGCGCCTTTCCGCTGGTGCGGCAGTACCTCGGCGGGGCCACGGCCTCGTCGCTGAACGAAATCAAACTGGTCAACGAATACATGGGCGTCCCGGCCCATACCTATATCCCGGCTTACCGCGACGATGAGTTTGACGAAGTGCTCCGGCGCAGCAGCCACCTGACCTTCAATTCCTGGAGCCAGTGGGAGCGGTTCAAGGGCCGGGTGGCGGCCTACAACGAAAAACAGAAAACCGAAAACGGGCCAACGGTCAGCTGTGGCATCCGCGTCAATCCGCAGTATTCGGAAGTGGCAACGGAGATGTACAACCCCTGCGTGCCCGGCTCCCGGCTGGGCGTTACCCGCGACAAACTGCCCGACGAACTGCCCGAAGGACTCGAAGGCATTCACTTCCATACGCTCTGCGAAAACGATTCGTACACGCTCGAACGGACGCTCGAAGCGCTCGAAAGCCGGTTTGGCAACCTATTGCACCAGGCTAAGTGGGTGAACATGGGCGGCGGCCACCTGATGACGCGCGAAGGCTATAACACCGACCACCTGATTGGGTTGCTGAAGGCGTTCCGGGAAAAATACAACGTGGCCGTGACGCTCGAACCGGGCTCGGCCATCGCCTGGCAGACCGGCGTGCTGGTGTCCACGGTGCTGGACGTGGTGGACAGCCAGGGCATCGACGTGGCCGTGCTGGACACCTCGTTTGCGGCGCACATGCCCGACACGCTCGAAATGCCCTACAAACCCCGCATTCTGGATTCGTACCACGAACCCGTGGCCGGAAAACCAACCTACCGCCTCGGCGGCATGACGTGTCTGGCGGGTGATTTTATGGGCGATTACTCGTTTGACCAGCCGCTGGAAGTGGGCGATAAGCTCGTTTTCGACGATATGATTCATTACACGATGGTGAAAACGACCACGTTCAACGGGGTGGGGCTGCCCGCCATCGGCATCTGGAAGGAAGACGGCCGCTTTGAACTGGTCAAAACGTACGGTTACGAAAGTTTCAAAGACCGGCTCAGCTAA
- a CDS encoding winged helix-turn-helix transcriptional regulator produces the protein MKQEPISITPRCPIRTTLELIGGKWKLLIIRQLADGRLRFSELRRLLPDISERILVYELKQLTDSELITRINYGEVPPRVEYALTEKGKRALPLIDEIARFGIAYMES, from the coding sequence ATGAAGCAGGAACCCATCTCCATTACCCCCCGCTGCCCCATCCGGACGACGCTGGAACTGATCGGCGGCAAATGGAAGCTGCTCATCATCCGGCAACTGGCCGACGGGCGGCTGCGCTTCAGTGAACTCCGCCGCCTGCTGCCCGACATCAGCGAGCGGATTCTGGTCTATGAGTTAAAGCAACTGACCGACAGCGAGTTGATTACCCGCATCAATTACGGAGAAGTACCACCCCGGGTAGAGTACGCCCTGACGGAAAAAGGAAAACGGGCGCTTCCGCTCATCGACGAAATCGCCCGTTTCGGGATTGCCTATATGGAGTCGTAA
- a CDS encoding NAD(P)-dependent oxidoreductase: protein MKKIALFGASGKTGQQFLNQALAKGYQIKALVRNPQAISQQSPNLQLIRGDVLNPQDVERTVEDTDLVVSLFGHVKGSPEWLQTRGTENIISSMKTNGLKRIISLSGGGLPFEKDQPKFADKMIRTIMKIAVPKVLNDAVRHAEVLKASGLEWIIVRGPRLTDGEKRNQYRVGWVGVDASTQISRADLADFILNQVEDSRFVGQMPFVSY from the coding sequence ATGAAAAAAATTGCGCTATTCGGAGCTTCGGGCAAAACCGGGCAGCAGTTTCTGAATCAGGCTCTGGCAAAAGGCTACCAGATCAAGGCGCTGGTCCGCAATCCTCAGGCTATCTCCCAGCAGTCGCCGAATCTCCAGCTTATCCGCGGCGATGTGCTGAACCCGCAGGATGTGGAACGGACGGTAGAGGATACCGATCTGGTGGTCAGCCTGTTTGGACACGTGAAAGGGTCGCCCGAGTGGCTGCAGACCCGCGGAACGGAAAACATCATTTCCAGCATGAAGACCAATGGTCTGAAGCGGATCATCAGCCTGTCGGGCGGCGGCCTGCCGTTTGAGAAGGATCAGCCCAAATTTGCCGATAAAATGATTCGGACGATCATGAAAATTGCCGTTCCCAAAGTGCTGAACGATGCGGTCCGGCATGCGGAGGTGCTGAAAGCGAGTGGGTTGGAATGGATTATCGTGCGCGGCCCGCGCCTGACCGACGGCGAAAAGCGGAACCAGTACCGGGTCGGCTGGGTAGGTGTCGATGCCAGCACCCAGATCAGCCGGGCGGACCTCGCGGATTTTATCCTGAATCAGGTCGAAGACAGCCGGTTCGTCGGACAAATGCCGTTTGTGAGCTATTAA